From Arachis stenosperma cultivar V10309 chromosome 2, arast.V10309.gnm1.PFL2, whole genome shotgun sequence, one genomic window encodes:
- the LOC130963135 gene encoding protein FAR1-RELATED SEQUENCE 1-like: MNKLPSKLGGYRRYGALYGDLNDIVWNSRTEESFEDDWADFIDEYNLHNNTWLSVILDVHFSSVICMMTDACGSRYTSRVNFGQECGVRRGVRACTHSTVDTYTVKLAWSNLFMNRQCAWSQGAEETGGCCCRLEGGYPLCNYLAYRETVSARVYHENFRNVQIEFVRKANYRVSEVDEQGPLVCVKVEEEKLLNDTILCVPYDVHFDRSTQELRCECNLFESSGVLCCHCLEVFHSYKVYKVPSCYILPRWSKKIKRKHTYVKSSHDVSRSDESHVAFRGLCAHFYNVAQEFLGDDEETALLHVALEETRAKLATYRAKKRSESVAETQTNIGSQNSNDVGVDDIQGPSKVTTKGRPKSKRLGYALEKSIKNSRWRKQKNSPPVVRPHTFQDINHCAVSGLNVPEQAGGFMILVIFKVLWQLMQRSTCY; this comes from the exons ATGAATAAGCTACCTTCGAAGCTTGGGGGTTACCGCCGGTACGGAGCTTTGTATGGTGACCTAAACGacattgtgtggaactctcggACGGAGGAGTCATTTGAAGATGATTGGGCTGATTTTATAGATGAGTACAACTTACATAACAACACATGGCTGTCAG TGATTTTGGATGTTCATTTCTCAAGTGTA ATTTGTATGATGACCGACGCATGTGGGTCCCGATATACTTCAAGGGTGAATTTTGGGCAGGAATGCGGAGTACGCAGAGGAGTGAGAGCATGCACGCATTCTACGGTGGATACTTACACAGTAAAACTAGCTTGGTCCAATTTGTTCATGAATAGACAATGTGCTTGGAGTCAAGGAGCAGAGGAAACTGGAGGATGCTGCTGCAGACTCGAGGGGGGTTATCCCTTGTGCAACTACCTCGCCTATAGAGAAACAGTTTCAGCAAGAGTATACCACGAGAATTTTAGGAATGTTCAAATTGAGTTTGTGAGGAAGGCTAACTACAGAGTTTCAGAAGTTGATGAACAGGGTCCATTGGTCTGCGTGAAGGTGGAAGAGGAGAAACTACTCAATGATACTATTCTATGCGTTCCATACGATGTTCACTTTGACCGTTCCACACAGGAGCTTCGTTGTGAGTGCAATCTTTTTGAGAGTTCAGGTGTGTTGTGCTGTCACTGCCTTGAAGTTTTCCATTCGTATAAAGTGTACAAGGTACCTTCCTGTTATATTCTTCCTCGATGGAGCAAGAAGATAAAGCGCAAGCATACGTATGTCAAAAGTAGCCATGATGTCAGTCGGTCGGATGAGAGTCATGTTGCATTCAGGGGACTGTGTGCACACTTCTATAATGTTGCTCAAGAGTTCCTCGGTGATGATGAAGAAACAGCATTGCTGCATGTTGCTTTGGAAGAAACAAGGGCCAAGTTGGCTACGTACCGTGCAAAAAAGAGGTCCGAGAGCGTGGCAGAGACTCAGACCAACATTGGCTCTCAGAATTCGAACGATGTCGGTGTTGATGACATCCAAGGCCCATCGAAGGTCACTACAAAGGGCAGGCCAAAGAGTAAGAGGCTCGGCTATGCCCTTGAGAAGTCCATCAAGAATTCAAGATGGAGAAAACAAAAGAATTCACCCCCG GTGGTTCGTCCGCACACATTTCAAGATATAAACCATTGTGCTGTTTCTGGCTTGAATGTTCCCGAACAAGCCGGTGGTTTCAT GATTCTTGTTATTTTCAAGGTTCTATGGCAGCTGATGCAAAGGTCAACATGTTATTGA